The sequence GAACGACCGGCTGCCGGTTAGCGCTCTGCGATTTGAACATCACCACTTTGTCTATGCCCCCTCTTTCCCTCAAGCGAATGTCGAAAGATCGGTCACATCACGCAATCCGCCGCCGGTCGATGGCGGTGAATTTTTGAAGAAGAAGGAAAAGTGTACGTCGAGAACGTCCGCAATATCATGCAGCCGGCTCGCGGACACCCGATCGACACCCTCTTCGTATTTCCGGATCTGCCCAGGCGCGACACCCAGCGCACCGGCAAGCCCGTCCTCGCTCATTCCCAACATGGTGCGGCGAAACCGAATGCGACCACCGACAAAAATGTCGATGGGATTGGGCGAGGTAAAACCCATCTGCGCCTCCGCATGATCCGATGGCTGCCCCTTCTTTGAGGA is a genomic window of Sinorhizobium numidicum containing:
- a CDS encoding helix-turn-helix domain-containing protein, with product MGFTSPNPIDIFVGGRIRFRRTMLGMSEDGLAGALGVAPGQIRKYEEGVDRVSASRLHDIADVLDVHFSFFFKNSPPSTGGGLRDVTDLSTFA